In the genome of Ancylomarina subtilis, one region contains:
- a CDS encoding cell division ATP-binding protein FtsE: MSETAIIKLNNAIIRQSENIIVKDVDLEIEKGEFVYLIGRVGSGKSSLLKTLYADLPLKDGTGSVVGYSLPKIKNKQVPFLRRKIGIVFQDFQLLTDRNIEANLQFVLKATGWKNSQDIKSRISEVLEKVKMNNKGYKMPHELSGGEQQRVVIARALLNSPDIILADEPTGNLDPETSDDLVRLLHDISKSGKTIIMATHQHDLLAKFPARVIECKDSRVIEISKNTAETVIDFTETETFE; encoded by the coding sequence ATGTCTGAAACTGCTATCATAAAACTAAATAATGCAATTATTCGCCAATCTGAAAACATCATTGTAAAAGATGTTGATTTAGAAATTGAGAAAGGTGAATTCGTATATCTTATTGGTCGTGTTGGCAGTGGTAAAAGCAGTCTTTTAAAAACCCTCTATGCTGACTTGCCACTTAAAGACGGCACAGGCAGTGTTGTTGGTTATTCTCTCCCTAAGATTAAAAATAAGCAAGTTCCCTTTTTAAGACGCAAAATTGGCATCGTTTTTCAGGACTTCCAACTCCTTACTGATAGAAATATCGAAGCCAATCTGCAATTTGTATTAAAGGCAACAGGATGGAAAAATTCTCAGGATATAAAATCTCGTATTTCGGAAGTGCTCGAAAAGGTAAAAATGAACAACAAAGGGTACAAAATGCCTCACGAATTATCTGGTGGTGAGCAGCAACGTGTTGTTATTGCACGTGCCCTATTAAACTCACCCGATATCATCTTAGCCGATGAACCGACAGGAAATTTAGATCCTGAAACATCTGACGATTTGGTTCGATTACTTCACGACATAAGCAAAAGTGGTAAAACCATCATTATGGCCACTCACCAACACGATTTACTGGCAAAATTCCCTGCCCGTGTGATTGAATGCAAGGATAGCCGAGTGATTGAAATCTCAAAAAACACAGCAGAAACTGTTATTGATTTTACGGAAACAGAAACTTTTGAATAG
- the gyrB gene encoding DNA topoisomerase (ATP-hydrolyzing) subunit B encodes MSDLENVNNENAEYSADSIQVLEGLEAVRKRPSMYIGDVNVKGLHHLVYEVVDNSIDEALAGHCKNIEVFINEDNSITVKDDGRGIPTELHQKENKSALEVVMTVLHAGGKFNKDSYKVSGGLHGVGVSCVNALSTLLKAEIHRDGKIYLQEYSKGKPLADVKIIGETEVTGTNITFTPDDSIFLTTEYKYDILSARLRELAFLNKGITLKLTDKRDVHEDGSFRSEVFHSEEGLKEFVQYLDSTRERLIEDTVHVSIENNEVPVEIALQYNTSFSENIHSYVNNINTIEGGTHLTGFRRGLTRTLKAFADKSGMLSKLKFDIAGDDFREGLTAVVSVKVAEPQFEGQTKTKLGNSEVSIAVDKAVSALLTNYLEEHPKDAKTIVQKVIMAATARHAARKARELVQRKTVLGGSGLPGKLSDCSDKDPANCEVFLVEGDSAGGTAKQGRDRQFQAILPLKGKILNVEKAMQHKVFESEEIKNIFTALGVTIGTEEDSKAANVEKLRYHKIVIMCDADVDGSHIATLIMTFFFRYMKSLIENGYLYIATPPLYLVKKGKNQQYCWNEDQRLRLIEEWAGGKENALHIQRYKGLGEMSAEQLWETTMNPEVRTLRQVTIENAAETDRVFSMLMGDEVPPRREFIEQNATYANIDA; translated from the coding sequence ATGAGTGATTTAGAAAATGTGAATAATGAAAATGCCGAATATTCAGCGGATAGTATTCAGGTATTAGAAGGTTTAGAGGCGGTTCGTAAACGTCCTTCAATGTATATTGGTGATGTTAATGTTAAAGGGTTGCACCATTTGGTTTATGAGGTGGTTGATAATTCCATTGACGAGGCTTTAGCCGGGCATTGTAAAAATATTGAAGTCTTCATAAATGAAGATAATTCTATTACCGTAAAAGATGATGGGCGTGGTATTCCTACAGAACTTCATCAGAAAGAGAATAAATCAGCCCTGGAGGTTGTAATGACCGTCTTGCACGCTGGGGGTAAATTTAATAAAGACTCATACAAGGTTTCTGGTGGTCTTCATGGTGTTGGTGTGTCTTGTGTAAATGCACTTTCAACGCTTTTGAAAGCAGAAATTCATCGAGATGGCAAAATTTACTTACAGGAATATTCAAAAGGTAAACCTCTTGCAGATGTTAAAATCATTGGAGAAACTGAAGTTACTGGAACGAATATCACTTTCACACCAGATGACTCTATTTTTCTAACAACAGAATACAAGTACGATATCTTATCGGCTCGTTTACGTGAGTTGGCTTTCCTAAATAAAGGAATCACTCTTAAACTGACAGATAAGCGAGATGTACATGAAGACGGTTCATTTAGATCAGAAGTCTTTCATTCGGAAGAGGGTTTAAAGGAATTTGTTCAATATTTAGATAGTACTCGTGAGAGATTGATCGAAGATACGGTTCATGTTTCTATCGAAAACAATGAGGTACCTGTTGAGATTGCTTTGCAGTACAATACGTCTTTCTCTGAAAATATCCATTCGTATGTGAACAATATCAATACGATTGAAGGGGGAACTCACCTGACAGGTTTCCGTCGTGGTTTGACCAGAACACTGAAAGCTTTTGCTGATAAATCAGGTATGTTATCGAAACTTAAGTTCGATATTGCTGGAGATGATTTCCGTGAAGGATTGACAGCCGTTGTTTCTGTAAAGGTTGCTGAGCCTCAATTCGAAGGTCAGACTAAAACAAAATTGGGTAATTCGGAAGTAAGTATTGCAGTTGATAAGGCTGTAAGTGCTTTGTTAACGAATTATCTTGAGGAACATCCTAAGGATGCAAAAACGATCGTTCAGAAGGTTATTATGGCTGCTACAGCTCGTCATGCGGCTCGTAAAGCACGAGAACTTGTACAGCGTAAAACAGTTTTAGGTGGTTCTGGATTGCCAGGTAAATTATCTGACTGTTCTGATAAGGATCCGGCAAACTGTGAAGTATTTCTTGTCGAGGGAGATTCGGCGGGTGGAACAGCCAAGCAAGGTCGTGATAGACAGTTTCAAGCAATTTTGCCATTGAAAGGTAAAATCCTGAATGTGGAAAAGGCTATGCAACACAAGGTCTTTGAAAGTGAGGAAATTAAGAATATTTTCACAGCTCTAGGCGTAACTATTGGTACTGAGGAAGATAGTAAAGCTGCGAATGTTGAAAAACTACGCTATCATAAGATTGTGATCATGTGTGATGCCGACGTCGACGGTAGCCACATTGCTACATTGATTATGACCTTCTTCTTCCGTTACATGAAGTCATTAATTGAAAATGGATATTTATATATTGCGACACCTCCTTTGTATTTGGTTAAGAAGGGGAAAAATCAGCAATACTGTTGGAACGAGGACCAGCGTTTGAGACTAATTGAAGAATGGGCTGGAGGAAAAGAAAATGCTTTACACATTCAGCGATACAAAGGTCTTGGAGAGATGAGTGCTGAGCAGTTGTGGGAGACGACAATGAATCCAGAGGTCAGAACTTTGCGTCAGGTGACTATTGAGAATGCTGCTGAAACAGATCGTGTTTTCTCTATGTTGATGGGTGATGAGGTACCACCTCGTCGTGAGTTTATCGAACAGAACGCTACTTACGCCAATATCGATGCTTAA
- a CDS encoding M48 family metallopeptidase has product MMKKIALLCLVTVLAACATVPITGRKQMNLFPEDQMIATSLTQYDSFLKENKLSNNKDQSEMVKHVGKRIAEAVEIFMKDNGMADRIAGFAWEFNLVEDDTPNAWCMPGGKVVFYTGILPYTQTEAGMAVVMGHEIAHAIARHGNERMSQQMGIQALGTGLSMALNEKPAETKQIWMTAFGAVSNVGVMLPFSRSHETEADKMGLIFMAMAGYNPAVAIDFWKRMGESGGQKPPEFLSTHPADDTRVKNLQAFLPEAMKYYKK; this is encoded by the coding sequence ATGATGAAGAAAATTGCCTTACTGTGCCTGGTTACGGTATTAGCAGCATGTGCTACGGTACCCATTACAGGGAGAAAGCAGATGAATTTATTTCCCGAAGATCAGATGATTGCGACGAGTTTGACCCAGTACGATAGCTTTCTTAAGGAAAATAAATTATCCAATAATAAGGATCAATCGGAGATGGTGAAGCATGTTGGAAAGCGAATTGCCGAGGCTGTTGAGATTTTTATGAAAGATAATGGTATGGCTGACCGTATTGCTGGTTTTGCCTGGGAATTTAATTTGGTTGAAGATGATACGCCCAATGCATGGTGTATGCCTGGAGGAAAGGTTGTCTTTTACACAGGGATATTACCTTATACTCAAACCGAAGCCGGTATGGCTGTGGTTATGGGACATGAAATTGCACATGCCATTGCCCGACATGGTAACGAGAGAATGAGTCAGCAGATGGGGATTCAGGCTTTGGGAACTGGATTGAGTATGGCATTGAATGAAAAGCCGGCGGAAACGAAGCAAATCTGGATGACGGCTTTTGGTGCTGTCTCAAATGTAGGGGTAATGCTTCCTTTCTCAAGATCACATGAGACAGAAGCCGATAAGATGGGCTTGATTTTCATGGCCATGGCTGGATATAATCCTGCTGTTGCGATCGATTTTTGGAAACGTATGGGCGAGAGTGGTGGACAAAAGCCACCAGAGTTTCTATCAACTCACCCTGCAGATGATACACGTGTGAAGAATTTGCAAGCTTTCTTACCTGAAGCAATGAAATATTATAAGAAATAA
- a CDS encoding tetratricopeptide repeat protein yields the protein MIIDNMRPRLLFPIIFIFILGTPLKSSLAQKNVASQVYSDNWTKGHELFKRKDFGGARYCFQQVAAEEKDFSDRKIEAEFYLASCAIELSRPEAEKGMLSFLDRYPGSVFVHQAFFQLGRQKYNQKKYEKAIGWFERTDAYQIEKEQKDEFFFKKAYSYFKTDNKDEAGKYFFELLDKKGEFQLAANYYYAHIAYEKGNYQTALNAFDKLENDEIYAPLIPYYISQIYYLQEKYTKLIAYAPKFLKKADVDRVPEIAKMIGLAYYNQKKYDEAIPYLIQDKAGLNREEVFALAFSYYQEKDYKNASQLFSKVKGEEDAVLQISTYNLADCFLKLGEKKEAKIAFEKASKMSADEEIKKSALFNFAKVSYELSYSDTNEAISAFDAYLTQYPNSDENDEAYDFLVDVYMTTKSYKQALESMDMIKEKSPRIEEAYQRVAYFYALELFKQSKYKESLQYLNKALNYKRYNRNIAADCLYWKAEAYYRTEDYLIAIKNYQEFIGTPGVGNSNYFNNAYYNLGYCEFELDAYDKAIVWFRKYEQLMNGQSSEYLTDVLNRIGDCYFLDRNYEKAAEYYTRAAEANNWSTDYAVYQNALSRGLCGQLNEKITLLSNFSKKFPESDYKDDALFELAKAKVKQADEETALKLYKNLVSEYPHSEFIAKSLLQLGQLNYNKKNYPEAIKFYKQVVRDYSNSSDAQSALLGIKNVYIDMNDVQSYFAFTESLGQGNRVMTSERDSLTYLSAERLYMDGQGEKATLAFSEYLEKFPQGMFRINAAYYKGEAAFNRKDFNEAILAFERVINGGDNLYTEKALLGLSQIYFEQKDYLKAKPYFQLLKQKTEISDNKRIADWGLFRCNYELKDYLSLISKSKALLLLPKITKDEEREIRYKRAKAYLALNNDLAAKTDLQILAKEVQSEEGAESRYLLADLLYRTKQIDEAEKRVNEFIDMNSPHHYWLGKSFILLSDIFVDKKDVFQARYTLQSVIDNYGIKDDGIIEAAKVKLEPILEKVKPNVNAQEKIKQDVSNTKAKTKSIEKELKTKQEVKADSLSVNDAKSILNEMVGELED from the coding sequence ATGATAATTGACAATATGCGCCCAAGATTACTATTCCCCATCATTTTTATATTTATACTTGGAACACCTCTTAAAAGTTCATTGGCACAAAAAAATGTTGCCAGTCAGGTTTACTCTGATAATTGGACAAAGGGACATGAATTGTTTAAGCGTAAAGACTTTGGTGGCGCCCGTTATTGTTTTCAGCAAGTGGCTGCTGAAGAAAAAGATTTTTCAGATAGAAAAATTGAGGCTGAATTCTACCTGGCCAGTTGCGCCATAGAGCTTTCTCGTCCCGAAGCAGAGAAAGGGATGCTCAGTTTTTTGGATAGATATCCCGGGAGTGTCTTTGTACATCAGGCATTCTTTCAGTTAGGCAGACAAAAATACAATCAAAAAAAATATGAGAAAGCCATAGGTTGGTTTGAAAGGACAGATGCTTATCAGATTGAAAAGGAACAGAAAGATGAATTTTTCTTTAAAAAGGCATATTCATATTTTAAGACAGACAATAAGGATGAGGCCGGGAAATATTTTTTTGAACTTCTTGATAAAAAGGGGGAGTTTCAATTAGCAGCCAATTATTATTACGCACATATAGCTTACGAAAAAGGTAACTATCAAACCGCATTGAATGCTTTTGATAAACTTGAGAATGATGAGATATATGCCCCTCTGATTCCTTATTATATCTCTCAGATCTACTATTTGCAAGAGAAGTACACTAAATTGATTGCATATGCACCAAAATTTCTGAAGAAAGCAGATGTTGACAGGGTGCCTGAGATTGCCAAGATGATTGGCTTAGCTTATTATAATCAAAAAAAATATGATGAAGCGATTCCTTATTTAATTCAGGATAAGGCTGGCCTCAATAGAGAAGAAGTATTTGCTTTGGCATTCTCGTATTATCAGGAAAAGGATTATAAAAATGCCAGTCAGTTATTCTCTAAAGTAAAAGGGGAAGAGGATGCCGTATTGCAAATTTCGACTTACAATTTGGCTGATTGTTTTCTTAAACTGGGAGAGAAAAAAGAAGCCAAAATTGCTTTTGAGAAGGCTTCAAAGATGTCTGCTGACGAGGAGATTAAAAAGAGTGCTCTCTTTAATTTCGCAAAGGTCAGTTATGAATTATCCTATTCGGATACCAATGAAGCAATAAGCGCTTTTGATGCTTATTTGACTCAATATCCCAACTCGGATGAAAATGATGAGGCTTACGATTTTTTGGTTGATGTGTACATGACGACCAAGAGTTATAAGCAGGCTTTGGAGTCGATGGATATGATAAAAGAGAAGTCGCCTCGCATTGAAGAGGCTTACCAGCGTGTGGCTTATTTTTATGCGTTGGAATTATTCAAACAATCAAAATACAAGGAGTCGCTTCAGTATTTAAATAAAGCCCTGAATTATAAGAGATACAATAGAAATATCGCTGCTGATTGCTTGTATTGGAAGGCTGAGGCTTATTACAGAACAGAAGATTATTTAATCGCGATCAAGAATTATCAGGAATTTATTGGAACTCCTGGTGTCGGTAATTCGAATTATTTTAATAATGCCTATTACAATTTAGGTTATTGCGAATTCGAATTGGATGCATATGATAAAGCAATTGTTTGGTTTCGGAAATATGAGCAGTTAATGAATGGTCAATCATCAGAGTATTTAACCGATGTTTTGAATCGAATTGGGGACTGTTATTTTCTGGATAGAAACTACGAAAAGGCTGCTGAATATTATACCAGGGCTGCCGAAGCGAATAACTGGTCAACAGATTATGCCGTATATCAAAATGCTTTGTCACGAGGTTTGTGTGGTCAGTTGAACGAGAAGATTACACTTTTAAGTAACTTTTCAAAAAAGTTTCCTGAGTCTGACTATAAGGATGATGCTCTTTTCGAATTGGCTAAGGCAAAAGTTAAGCAAGCTGATGAGGAGACTGCTTTAAAACTGTATAAGAATTTAGTTTCGGAGTATCCTCATAGTGAGTTTATTGCAAAATCCCTATTGCAATTGGGGCAGTTGAATTATAACAAGAAAAACTACCCTGAAGCGATTAAGTTCTATAAGCAGGTTGTGAGGGATTATTCAAACAGTAGCGATGCTCAAAGTGCTTTGTTGGGAATCAAGAATGTTTACATCGATATGAATGATGTTCAGTCTTATTTTGCTTTTACAGAATCGTTGGGGCAGGGAAATCGGGTTATGACGTCTGAAAGAGATTCCTTGACATATTTGTCTGCTGAGCGTTTGTATATGGATGGGCAGGGTGAGAAGGCAACATTGGCTTTTTCTGAATATCTTGAGAAATTCCCACAGGGTATGTTTCGAATCAATGCGGCTTATTATAAGGGAGAAGCCGCTTTTAATCGCAAGGATTTTAATGAAGCCATCCTGGCTTTTGAGAGGGTGATTAATGGTGGAGATAACTTGTATACAGAGAAGGCTTTATTGGGACTGTCGCAAATTTATTTTGAACAAAAGGATTATTTGAAGGCGAAGCCTTATTTTCAATTACTAAAGCAAAAGACTGAAATTTCAGATAATAAAAGGATCGCGGATTGGGGACTGTTTAGATGCAATTACGAATTGAAGGACTATTTGTCGCTGATTTCTAAATCAAAAGCTTTGTTGCTTTTGCCTAAAATAACAAAAGACGAAGAAAGAGAGATTCGGTACAAGAGAGCGAAAGCTTACCTGGCTTTGAATAATGATTTGGCAGCAAAAACTGATCTTCAAATATTGGCTAAAGAAGTCCAGAGTGAAGAAGGGGCAGAGTCCAGATATCTATTAGCTGATCTGCTTTATCGAACTAAACAAATTGATGAGGCAGAGAAAAGAGTCAATGAATTTATTGATATGAATTCGCCACATCATTATTGGTTGGGTAAAAGTTTCATTTTGCTTTCTGATATTTTTGTGGATAAAAAAGATGTGTTTCAGGCGCGATATACCCTCCAGAGTGTGATTGATAATTATGGAATAAAAGATGACGGTATTATAGAGGCAGCAAAGGTAAAATTAGAGCCGATTTTAGAGAAGGTGAAGCCGAATGTGAATGCTCAGGAAAAAATCAAGCAAGATGTCTCTAACACGAAAGCTAAGACAAAATCGATTGAAAAAGAGCTTAAAACTAAGCAAGAAGTTAAGGCTGACTCTTTATCTGTAAATGATGCGAAATCGATTTTAAACGAGATGGTTGGAGAGCTTGAGGATTAG
- a CDS encoding rhomboid family intramembrane serine protease produces the protein MQEIRSKQSLIFPIAFVSLIWFLKFFEWGLDLNFYRLGIFPLHTKGLLGIITSPFIHSDFEHLMANTIPIFALSWGIFYFYRKLAIRIVLYCLFTTNILLWLGGREAWHIGASGLVYAFASFLFFSGLFRNYYKLIAISFVVAFLYGGLFWGIFPVLKDVSWEGHLFGGFSGLIYAWAFRKEGPQKPKVVWDEDDTIPEEIWNQKENTNP, from the coding sequence GTGCAAGAGATCAGATCAAAACAATCTCTAATATTTCCTATTGCCTTTGTTAGTCTGATCTGGTTCCTGAAGTTTTTTGAGTGGGGACTCGATCTTAATTTTTATCGATTAGGGATATTTCCACTTCACACCAAAGGTCTACTCGGTATTATCACTTCCCCATTTATTCATAGCGATTTTGAACACCTAATGGCCAACACCATTCCAATCTTTGCTCTGAGCTGGGGGATTTTTTATTTCTACAGAAAACTAGCCATCCGTATAGTTTTGTACTGTTTGTTCACAACCAATATACTCCTATGGCTAGGTGGTCGTGAAGCTTGGCATATTGGGGCCTCTGGCTTGGTTTATGCCTTTGCATCCTTTCTTTTCTTTAGTGGCCTGTTCAGAAATTATTATAAACTGATTGCCATCTCCTTTGTTGTCGCATTTCTGTATGGCGGTTTGTTTTGGGGAATTTTCCCCGTTCTCAAAGACGTCTCCTGGGAAGGTCATTTGTTTGGTGGGTTTTCAGGACTTATCTATGCCTGGGCCTTCAGAAAAGAAGGACCTCAAAAACCTAAGGTTGTTTGGGATGAAGATGACACTATTCCCGAAGAAATTTGGAATCAGAAAGAGAACACTAATCCATAA
- a CDS encoding MutS-related protein, with protein sequence MQKTHPVDHYSSNILSLDFRIKEIKKQIVYLSLFRLFTFVAFVAFIALFIFHRQTTFFLTLSFSCLLSFIYVVKRDLILASELNFLSKKRLLNANEIEYLSHNYKDQEDGSEYAAINPYLSADFDLFGTGSLYQYLNRCFTKIGKDRFANGLCQFELDEDVILKKQEAIKELSEKNEFVQNFQANAMLISETGKELVNLQAWLDEPVSKLRFLQVSSIVCPLISLSWLAAVVFGPFTLGSLLLPILLNLFIVGANKKLINKSHAHLGNSSSVLKKYTALIKLTENESFESPHLNSIKQKLSNQDVKASLVLKSLFKLLNTFDLRYNWIVSLTLNALFLFDVQILFRLIKWKEIYKQFIPTWFIALAEIEPLMSYAVFAYNNQSDVNYPEALDSDFYLHAQDMGHPLLAPSVRVNNSVEYGGMPCVNIITGANMAGKSTFLRTIATNLILAMNGAPVCAKGFRFTPCQILSSIKIQDSLSNNESYFYAELVRIKEIIENIEKQPKTLVILDEILRGTNTKDKQLGSLGLLDKLISLNAVVMIATHDLVIGELENKYPKYVNNHCFEVELTNDQLIFDYKLKKGISQKLNASFLMKKMAIMD encoded by the coding sequence ATGCAGAAAACTCATCCTGTAGATCATTACAGTTCTAATATTCTTAGCCTTGATTTCAGAATAAAGGAGATTAAAAAACAAATCGTTTATTTGTCACTGTTCAGGCTCTTTACCTTTGTGGCATTTGTTGCGTTTATAGCTTTGTTCATTTTTCATAGGCAGACTACTTTCTTTTTAACACTGTCTTTCTCATGTTTATTGTCCTTTATATATGTGGTTAAACGTGATTTGATACTTGCAAGTGAGCTTAATTTCTTGTCTAAGAAACGATTGTTGAATGCGAACGAAATAGAATATCTGAGTCATAATTATAAAGATCAGGAAGATGGTTCAGAATACGCTGCGATAAACCCGTATTTATCGGCTGATTTCGATTTGTTTGGGACAGGATCTCTTTATCAATATTTAAATCGTTGTTTTACAAAAATTGGTAAAGACCGATTTGCAAACGGTCTTTGTCAGTTTGAATTAGATGAGGATGTAATTCTCAAGAAGCAAGAGGCTATTAAGGAATTGAGTGAGAAAAATGAATTTGTGCAGAACTTTCAGGCAAATGCCATGCTTATTTCCGAAACGGGAAAAGAGTTGGTTAACTTGCAGGCATGGCTGGACGAACCCGTATCTAAACTGAGATTTTTGCAGGTTTCGTCTATTGTTTGTCCGCTGATTAGCCTGTCGTGGTTAGCAGCTGTAGTCTTTGGTCCATTTACTCTAGGTTCTCTTTTGTTGCCCATTTTATTGAATCTGTTTATTGTTGGTGCAAATAAGAAACTTATTAACAAATCTCACGCTCATCTGGGAAATTCATCCTCGGTACTGAAAAAATACACCGCTCTTATTAAATTAACAGAGAACGAAAGTTTCGAATCTCCCCATTTAAATTCAATCAAACAGAAGCTTTCAAATCAGGATGTTAAGGCCAGTCTTGTTTTGAAGTCTCTATTTAAATTGCTGAATACTTTTGATTTGCGTTACAATTGGATTGTTTCGTTAACACTAAATGCTTTATTCCTTTTCGATGTTCAAATTCTATTTCGATTGATTAAATGGAAAGAAATCTATAAGCAGTTTATTCCAACTTGGTTTATTGCTTTGGCAGAGATTGAACCGTTAATGTCTTATGCTGTCTTTGCTTATAATAATCAATCAGATGTGAATTATCCCGAGGCTTTGGATTCAGATTTTTATTTACATGCTCAGGATATGGGACACCCATTATTAGCACCATCAGTAAGAGTGAATAACTCAGTTGAGTATGGAGGAATGCCATGTGTAAATATTATTACGGGAGCAAATATGGCTGGGAAAAGTACTTTTCTTCGTACCATAGCAACGAATTTGATATTGGCCATGAATGGAGCTCCGGTGTGTGCAAAAGGCTTTCGATTTACCCCTTGTCAAATTCTATCGAGCATCAAAATTCAAGATTCTCTGTCGAATAATGAATCCTATTTTTATGCTGAACTTGTACGTATTAAGGAAATTATAGAGAATATAGAGAAACAGCCCAAAACATTGGTGATTTTAGACGAAATATTAAGAGGCACCAATACAAAAGATAAGCAATTGGGGTCGCTGGGTTTGTTGGATAAGTTGATCAGTTTAAATGCAGTTGTTATGATAGCGACACATGATTTAGTAATTGGCGAATTAGAGAATAAGTATCCTAAGTACGTCAATAATCATTGTTTTGAGGTAGAGCTGACGAATGACCAGTTGATTTTTGATTACAAGTTGAAAAAAGGGATCAGTCAAAAACTAAATGCTTCATTTCTGATGAAGAAGATGGCAATTATGGATTAG